The following coding sequences are from one Fusibacter sp. A1 window:
- a CDS encoding alpha/beta hydrolase codes for MRKFSSQSKAIKIVKSLLFGIILILILAIGGFYIYTLDYYRASEDVNELMQEAENRIEVLKNTTVIYPSKDNDAHTGIIFYPGGKVEAVAYLPLLKQLSDQGYTCVLVKMPMNLAVFDVNAADKIYGDFPQMERWYLAGHSLGGAMASSYMEDNSEKVDGLILLGAYPLNEKEENVLVVYGSEDIMLDLAKLETTEKVVEIVGGNHAYFGNYGEQEGDGTAVISRSEQQAIAVKEIAEFIK; via the coding sequence ATGAGAAAATTTAGCAGTCAGTCGAAGGCAATCAAAATTGTAAAAAGCCTACTTTTCGGTATCATTTTGATTTTGATTTTGGCGATAGGCGGATTTTATATCTACACACTTGATTATTACAGAGCGAGTGAGGATGTTAACGAGCTGATGCAAGAAGCAGAGAATAGGATAGAAGTGCTCAAGAACACAACCGTCATTTATCCAAGTAAGGATAATGACGCACATACCGGTATCATATTCTACCCAGGTGGAAAGGTAGAAGCAGTCGCATATCTGCCACTACTTAAGCAGCTTTCTGATCAGGGTTACACATGTGTCTTGGTGAAGATGCCGATGAATCTTGCGGTATTTGATGTAAACGCGGCTGACAAGATTTATGGCGATTTTCCGCAAATGGAAAGATGGTACCTTGCAGGGCACTCATTAGGTGGGGCGATGGCAAGTAGCTATATGGAAGACAATAGCGAGAAGGTGGATGGCTTGATTCTTTTGGGTGCCTATCCCCTGAATGAAAAAGAGGAAAATGTGCTCGTGGTCTATGGTAGTGAAGACATCATGCTCGATCTTGCAAAGCTTGAAACGACTGAAAAGGTCGTTGAAATTGTCGGTGGAAACCATGCTTACTTCGGAAACTACGGCGAGCAGGAAGGTGATGGTACAGCTGTGATTTCACGAAGTGAACAACAGGCCATTGCAGTCAAGGAAATTGCTGAGTTTATCAAATAA